A single region of the Bacteroides luhongzhouii genome encodes:
- a CDS encoding YceD family protein, translating into MGKFDKYKIDLKGMQADSAKYEFVLDNLYFAHIDGPEVQKGKVNVTLTVKRTSRAFELSFQTDGMVWVPCDRCLDDMELPISSSDKLMVKFGHEYAEEGDNLIVIPEEEGEINVAWFMYEFVALSIPMKHVHAPGKCNKAVTSKLNKHLKTNANEDSDDTFDTGGDDIVIEEEVEEQIDPRWNELKKILDNN; encoded by the coding sequence TTGGGAAAATTTGATAAATACAAAATTGACTTGAAAGGTATGCAAGCAGACTCCGCTAAGTATGAGTTTGTATTGGATAACCTTTACTTCGCTCACATTGATGGTCCTGAAGTTCAGAAAGGAAAAGTCAATGTTACATTGACTGTGAAAAGAACCTCTCGTGCTTTCGAGCTGAGTTTCCAAACTGACGGAATGGTATGGGTACCATGCGACCGTTGTCTGGATGATATGGAGTTACCTATCAGTTCTTCTGATAAACTGATGGTAAAGTTTGGTCATGAATATGCAGAAGAAGGTGACAACCTGATCGTGATTCCCGAGGAAGAAGGGGAAATCAACGTTGCATGGTTCATGTATGAATTTGTTGCGCTGTCTATTCCGATGAAGCATGTACATGCTCCCGGCAAGTGTAATAAAGCGGTAACTAGTAAATTGAACAAGCATTTGAAAACAAATGCGAATGAGGATAGCGATGATACTTTCGACACAGGTGGAGATGACATCGTAATTGAGGAAGAAGTGGAGGAACAAATTGATCCTCGCTGGAATGAATTAAAAAAAATATTAGATAATAATTAA
- the rpmF gene encoding 50S ribosomal protein L32, producing the protein MAHPKRRQSSTRQAKRRTHDKAVAPTLAICPNCGEWHVYHTVCGACGYYRGKLAIEKEAAV; encoded by the coding sequence ATGGCACATCCTAAGAGAAGACAATCAAGTACGAGACAAGCGAAGAGAAGAACTCATGATAAGGCAGTAGCTCCTACATTGGCTATTTGTCCGAATTGCGGCGAATGGCACGTTTACCACACAGTATGTGGCGCTTGTGGCTATTACAGAGGTAAGCTCGCTATTGAGAAAGAAGCAGCTGTATAA
- a CDS encoding beta-ketoacyl-ACP synthase III — protein MEKINAVITGVGGYVPDYILTNDEISKMVDTNDEWIMTRIGVKERHILNEEGLGSSYMARKAAKQLMKKTGANPDDIDLVVVATTTPDYHFPSTASILCDKLGLKNAFAFDLQAACSGFLYLMETAANFIRSGRYKKIIIVGADKMSSMVNYTDRATCPIFGDGAAAFMVEPTTEDYGIMDSILRTDGKGLPFLHMKAGGSVCPPSYFTVDNKMHYLHQEGRTVFKYAVSNMSDVSAAIAEKNGLTKDSINWIVPHQANVRIIEAVAHRMEVPMDKVLVNIEHYGNTSAATLPLCIWDYEDKLKKGDNIIFTAFGAGFTWGAVYVKWGYDGKKES, from the coding sequence ATGGAAAAAATAAATGCAGTAATCACAGGAGTCGGCGGGTACGTTCCCGATTATATCTTAACTAACGACGAGATATCAAAAATGGTAGATACCAACGACGAATGGATTATGACTCGTATCGGAGTAAAGGAAAGACATATTCTGAATGAGGAAGGATTAGGTAGTTCATACATGGCACGCAAAGCTGCCAAACAGTTGATGAAGAAAACCGGTGCTAATCCTGATGACATTGATTTGGTTGTTGTTGCTACCACTACTCCTGACTATCACTTCCCTTCTACAGCTTCTATTCTTTGTGATAAACTCGGACTGAAGAATGCGTTTGCCTTCGATTTGCAGGCTGCTTGTAGTGGTTTTCTGTATTTGATGGAGACAGCAGCTAATTTCATCCGTTCGGGAAGATATAAGAAAATTATCATTGTCGGTGCCGATAAGATGTCGTCAATGGTTAACTATACAGATCGTGCTACATGCCCTATCTTCGGTGACGGCGCTGCTGCCTTTATGGTGGAACCGACTACGGAAGATTACGGAATCATGGATTCGATACTGAGAACTGATGGCAAAGGATTGCCTTTCCTCCACATGAAAGCTGGTGGTTCGGTTTGTCCTCCGTCTTATTTCACAGTAGACAATAAAATGCACTATTTGCACCAGGAAGGAAGAACAGTGTTTAAATATGCTGTATCCAACATGTCGGATGTGTCTGCTGCTATTGCAGAAAAGAATGGTCTGACGAAAGATAGTATCAACTGGATTGTTCCGCATCAGGCGAATGTCCGTATTATCGAAGCCGTGGCTCACCGTATGGAGGTGCCAATGGATAAAGTGTTGGTAAATATTGAGCATTACGGTAATACAAGTGCCGCTACTCTTCCTCTGTGTATCTGGGATTATGAAGATAAACTCAAGAAAGGTGATAATATCATTTTCACTGCATTCGGTGCCGGATTTACATGGGGCGCAGTTTACGTGAAATGGGGTTATGACGGAAAGAAGGAATCGTAA
- the era gene encoding GTPase Era, translating to MHKAGFVNIVGNPNVGKSTLMNALVGERISIATFKAQTTRHRIMGIYNTDEMQIVFSDTPGVLKPNYKLQESMLNFSTSALTDADILLYVTDVVETPDKNNEFMEKVRQMTVPVLLLINKIDLTDQEKLVKLVEDWTELLPQAEIIPISATSKFNVDYVMKRIKELLPDSPPYFGKDQWTDKPARFFVNEIIREKILLYYDKEIPYSVEVVVEEFKEEPKKIHIRAVINVERDSQKGIIIGKQGKALKKVATEARRELERFFGKTIFLETYVKVDKDWRSSDKELRNFGYQLD from the coding sequence ATGCATAAAGCAGGTTTTGTAAACATTGTAGGAAATCCGAATGTCGGAAAATCGACATTGATGAATGCTTTGGTAGGCGAACGTATTTCGATTGCTACCTTCAAGGCGCAGACAACTCGTCACCGGATTATGGGAATCTATAATACGGATGAAATGCAGATTGTTTTTTCTGATACTCCGGGAGTATTGAAGCCCAATTATAAATTACAGGAGTCGATGCTGAATTTTTCTACTTCGGCATTGACGGATGCGGATATCTTGCTTTATGTGACTGACGTGGTGGAGACGCCGGATAAGAATAATGAGTTTATGGAGAAGGTACGTCAGATGACGGTGCCTGTGCTTTTGCTCATCAATAAGATAGATCTTACAGATCAGGAAAAACTGGTAAAGCTGGTGGAAGATTGGACAGAATTGCTTCCCCAAGCCGAAATTATTCCGATTTCTGCTACATCGAAGTTCAATGTGGACTATGTGATGAAGCGAATCAAAGAACTGTTGCCCGATTCTCCTCCTTATTTTGGAAAGGATCAGTGGACGGACAAGCCTGCCCGTTTCTTCGTGAATGAGATTATCCGGGAAAAGATTCTGCTCTACTACGACAAGGAGATTCCCTATTCGGTGGAAGTTGTCGTAGAGGAGTTTAAGGAAGAGCCGAAGAAGATTCATATTCGTGCGGTGATTAACGTGGAACGTGATTCGCAGAAAGGAATTATTATCGGTAAACAGGGCAAGGCGTTGAAGAAGGTAGCTACCGAGGCCCGCCGCGAACTGGAACGTTTCTTTGGAAAGACTATTTTCCTTGAAACGTATGTGAAAGTAGATAAAGATTGGCGTAGTTCGGATAAGGAGCTGCGTAATTTTGGTTATCAGTTAGATTAA
- the der gene encoding ribosome biogenesis GTPase Der has product MGNLVAIVGRPNVGKSTLFNRLTKTRQAIVNEEAGTTRDRQYGKSEWLGREFSVVDTGGWVVNSDDVFEEEIRKQVLLAVDEADVILFVVDVMNGVTDLDMQVAAILRRANSPVIMVANKTDNHDLQYNAPEFYKLGLGDPYCVSAMTGSGTGDLMDLIVSNFKKESSEILDDDIPRFAVVGRPNAGKSSIVNAFIGEERNIVTEIAGTTRDSIYTRYNKFGFDFYLVDTAGIRKKNKVNEDLEYYSVIRSIRAIEGSDVCILMLDATRGVESQDLNIFSLIQKNQKGLVVVINKWDLVEDKSVKVQKTFEEAVRSRFAPFVDFPIIFASALTKQRILKVLEEARNVYENRTTKIPTARLNEEMLPLIEAYPPPSNKGKYIKIKYITQLPNTQVPSFVYFANLPQYVKDPYKRFLENKMREKWNLTGTPINIYIRQK; this is encoded by the coding sequence ATGGGTAATTTAGTTGCAATTGTAGGACGCCCGAATGTGGGCAAGTCTACCTTATTTAACCGTCTGACGAAGACTCGTCAGGCTATTGTGAATGAAGAAGCGGGTACAACCCGCGACAGGCAATATGGCAAGTCCGAGTGGCTGGGTCGTGAGTTCTCCGTGGTGGATACCGGCGGATGGGTGGTTAATTCGGATGATGTTTTTGAAGAGGAAATCCGTAAGCAGGTATTATTGGCAGTGGATGAAGCGGACGTTATTTTGTTCGTTGTGGATGTGATGAATGGAGTGACCGATTTGGATATGCAGGTAGCGGCTATTCTGCGCCGTGCTAATAGTCCGGTGATTATGGTTGCCAATAAAACGGATAATCATGATTTACAGTATAACGCTCCCGAGTTTTATAAATTGGGATTGGGCGATCCGTATTGTGTTTCTGCCATGACAGGAAGTGGTACGGGTGATTTGATGGATTTGATTGTCAGCAATTTCAAGAAGGAGTCTTCTGAAATCTTGGATGATGATATTCCCCGTTTTGCTGTAGTAGGACGTCCGAATGCCGGCAAGTCTTCCATTGTAAACGCCTTTATTGGGGAAGAACGTAATATCGTGACAGAAATTGCAGGAACTACCCGTGACTCGATCTATACTCGTTACAATAAATTCGGATTTGATTTTTACCTGGTAGATACGGCAGGTATCCGTAAGAAAAACAAGGTAAATGAAGACTTGGAATATTATTCAGTGATTCGTTCGATTCGTGCCATCGAAGGCTCTGATGTTTGTATTCTGATGTTGGATGCAACGAGGGGTGTTGAGAGCCAGGACTTGAATATCTTCTCTCTGATACAAAAGAACCAGAAAGGATTGGTAGTCGTGATTAATAAATGGGACTTGGTGGAAGATAAATCAGTGAAAGTGCAGAAGACATTTGAGGAAGCTGTCCGTTCACGTTTTGCTCCGTTTGTCGATTTTCCAATCATCTTTGCTTCTGCATTGACTAAACAACGTATTCTAAAAGTGCTGGAAGAAGCACGTAATGTATATGAGAACCGGACGACAAAAATTCCGACGGCTCGTTTGAATGAAGAAATGCTTCCGTTGATCGAGGCTTATCCGCCTCCCTCAAATAAAGGTAAGTATATCAAGATTAAATATATCACACAGTTGCCGAATACGCAGGTGCCTTCATTTGTCTATTTTGCCAACTTGCCGCAGTATGTGAAGGATCCGTACAAACGCTTCCTCGAAAATAAGATGCGTGAGAAATGGAATCTGACAGGTACTCCGATTAATATTTATATTCGACAGAAATAA
- the lptB gene encoding LPS export ABC transporter ATP-binding protein yields the protein MEESKMVLRTEDLVKKYGKRTVVSHVSINVKQGEIVGLLGPNGAGKTTSFYMTVGLITPNEGRIFLDDLEITKYPVYKRAQTGIGYLAQEASVFRQMSVEDNIAAVLEMTNKPKEYQKEKLESLIAEFRLQKVRKNKGNQLSGGERRRTEIARCLAIDPKFIMLDEPFAGVDPIAVEDIQQIVWKLKDKNIGILITDHNVQETLSITDRAYLLFEGKILFQGTPEELSENQIVREKYLSNSFVLRRKDFQLEK from the coding sequence ATGGAAGAAAGCAAGATGGTGCTCCGCACGGAAGACCTGGTTAAGAAGTACGGTAAACGAACCGTTGTGAGCCACGTTTCCATCAATGTGAAGCAAGGTGAGATTGTAGGTTTGCTGGGACCGAACGGTGCCGGTAAGACGACTTCATTCTATATGACTGTAGGGCTGATTACTCCGAATGAAGGACGTATTTTCCTCGACGACCTGGAGATTACCAAATATCCGGTTTACAAACGCGCACAAACGGGAATCGGCTACCTTGCACAGGAAGCTTCCGTTTTCCGCCAGATGAGTGTGGAAGATAATATCGCCGCTGTACTGGAAATGACTAACAAACCCAAAGAATATCAAAAGGAAAAACTTGAAAGTCTGATAGCAGAATTCCGTCTGCAAAAGGTACGCAAAAACAAAGGAAACCAATTGTCCGGAGGTGAACGCCGCCGTACGGAGATTGCCCGTTGTCTTGCCATCGACCCCAAATTCATCATGCTTGACGAACCTTTTGCCGGTGTAGACCCGATTGCCGTAGAAGATATCCAGCAAATTGTATGGAAACTGAAAGACAAGAATATCGGAATCCTGATTACCGACCACAACGTACAAGAGACACTTAGTATCACTGACCGCGCCTATCTGTTGTTCGAAGGAAAGATTCTTTTCCAGGGAACACCGGAAGAATTATCGGAGAATCAGATTGTGCGCGAAAAATACTTGAGTAACAGCTTCGTTTTACGTCGTAAAGACTTCCAGTTGGAGAAATAG
- a CDS encoding MlaE family ABC transporter permease: MIKALRTVGRYFMLMGRTFSRPERMRMFFRQYLNELEQLGVNSIGIVLLISFFIGAVITIQIKLNIESPWMPRWTVGYVTREIMLLEFSSSIMCLILAGKVGSNIASELGTMRVTQQIDALEIMGINSANYLILPKITAMVTVIPILVTFSIFAGIIGAFCTCWFAGVMNAVDLEYGLQYMFVEWFIWAGIIKSLFFAFIIASVSAFFGYTVDGGSIAVGKASTDAVVSSSVLILFADLILTKLLMG, from the coding sequence ATGATAAAAGCATTGAGAACCGTCGGGAGATATTTCATGCTGATGGGACGGACTTTTTCCCGTCCTGAACGTATGCGTATGTTTTTCCGGCAATACCTTAACGAGTTGGAGCAATTAGGTGTGAACTCCATCGGCATCGTGCTGTTGATTTCGTTTTTCATCGGCGCGGTTATTACCATCCAGATCAAGTTGAATATCGAAAGTCCGTGGATGCCTCGCTGGACAGTGGGATATGTGACACGTGAAATTATGTTGCTGGAATTTTCTTCCTCTATCATGTGTTTGATTCTTGCGGGAAAAGTAGGTTCGAATATCGCTTCGGAATTAGGAACGATGCGGGTGACGCAGCAGATTGACGCGCTCGAAATTATGGGTATCAATTCGGCGAACTACCTGATTCTGCCTAAGATTACGGCGATGGTAACTGTGATTCCTATTTTAGTGACGTTCAGTATCTTTGCCGGAATTATCGGTGCCTTTTGCACGTGTTGGTTTGCCGGGGTTATGAATGCGGTCGATCTGGAATATGGATTGCAATATATGTTTGTGGAGTGGTTTATTTGGGCCGGTATCATCAAATCCCTCTTTTTCGCGTTTATTATTGCAAGTGTGTCGGCTTTCTTCGGATATACGGTAGATGGTGGATCGATTGCTGTGGGAAAGGCTTCTACGGATGCCGTAGTATCCAGCAGTGTATTGATTCTGTTTGCGGACTTGATATTAACTAAACTTCTGATGGGATGA
- a CDS encoding ABC transporter ATP-binding protein, translating into MIEIKGLYKSFDDKTVLSDINASFENGKTNLIIGQSGSGKTVLMKCIVGLLTPEKGEVLYDGRNLVLMGKKEKKMLRKEMGMIFQSAALFDSMTVLDNVMFPLNMFSNDTLRDRTKRAMFCLDRVNLGEAKDKFPGEISGGMQKRVAIARAIALNPQYLFCDEPNSGLDPKTSLVIDDLIHDITQEYNMTTIINTHDMNSVLGIGEKVIYIYEGHKEWEGTKDDIFTSTNERLNNFIFASDLLRKVKDVEVQGMEG; encoded by the coding sequence ATGATTGAGATTAAAGGACTTTATAAATCATTTGATGATAAAACAGTATTGAGTGATATCAATGCTAGTTTTGAAAATGGAAAGACGAATTTGATTATCGGTCAGAGTGGCTCCGGTAAGACAGTGTTGATGAAGTGTATTGTAGGATTGCTTACTCCGGAGAAGGGGGAAGTCTTATATGACGGACGTAACCTTGTCTTGATGGGGAAGAAGGAGAAAAAGATGCTTCGCAAGGAGATGGGGATGATTTTCCAGAGTGCGGCTCTGTTTGACTCGATGACGGTGTTGGACAATGTGATGTTTCCGCTGAATATGTTTAGCAATGATACTTTGCGTGACCGTACCAAACGGGCGATGTTCTGCTTGGATCGTGTGAATCTGGGGGAAGCGAAAGATAAGTTTCCGGGAGAAATCAGCGGGGGTATGCAGAAGCGTGTGGCTATTGCACGTGCGATTGCCCTGAATCCGCAATATTTGTTTTGTGATGAACCGAACTCGGGACTCGATCCGAAAACGTCATTGGTTATTGATGATCTTATCCATGATATTACTCAGGAATATAACATGACGACCATTATCAATACGCATGATATGAACTCTGTATTGGGAATTGGCGAGAAGGTGATTTATATTTATGAAGGACATAAAGAGTGGGAAGGGACAAAAGATGATATCTTTACCTCTACCAACGAACGACTGAATAACTTTATCTTTGCTTCAGACTTGCTCCGTAAGGTGAAGGACGTGGAAGTGCAGGGAATGGAAGGGTAA
- a CDS encoding RNA recognition motif domain-containing protein: protein MNIYVGNLNYRVKEGDLQQVMEDYGAVSSVKVVMDRETGKSKGFAFIEMEDDAAAAKAIAELNGAEYMGRTMVVKEARPRA from the coding sequence ATGAACATTTATGTTGGAAACCTTAACTACCGTGTTAAGGAAGGAGATCTGCAACAAGTGATGGAAGATTACGGAGCAGTATCATCAGTTAAAGTTGTTATGGACCGTGAAACCGGTAAATCCAAAGGATTCGCTTTCATCGAAATGGAAGACGACGCTGCAGCTGCAAAAGCTATTGCTGAATTGAACGGAGCTGAATACATGGGCCGTACAATGGTAGTTAAAGAAGCTAGACCTAGAGCTTAA
- the tig gene encoding trigger factor, whose protein sequence is MNVSLQNIDKVSAELTVKLEKADYQEKVDKELKSLRQKAQIPGFRKGMVPTSLIKKMYGKSVIAEVVNKALQEAVYNYIRENKVNMLGEPLPNEEKQQNIDFDTMEEFDFVFDIALAPEFKAEVSTKDKVDYYSIEVSEEMIDNQVKMYTQRTGKYDKVDAYEDNDMLKGLLAQLDEEGNTKEGGIQVEAAVLMPAYMKNDDQKAIFANAKVNDVLVFNPNVAYDGHAAELGSLLKIDKEIAKDVKSDFSFQVEEITRFVPGELTQEVFDQAFGEGVVKTEEEFRAKIKEEMAARFVADSDYKFLIDIRKVMMEKVGKLEFSDALLKRIMLLNNEEKGEEYVAENYDKSIEELTWHLIKEQLVEANDIKVEQEDVLKMARETTKAQFAQYGMLSIPDDVLDNYAQEMLKKKETINNLVSRVVEVKLAAALKAQVTLENKNVSIEEFNKLFE, encoded by the coding sequence ATGAACGTTTCATTACAAAACATTGACAAAGTAAGCGCAGAGCTTACTGTAAAGCTTGAGAAAGCAGATTATCAGGAGAAAGTAGACAAAGAGTTGAAATCACTCCGTCAGAAGGCACAGATTCCAGGATTCCGTAAAGGTATGGTGCCGACAAGTCTTATTAAAAAGATGTATGGTAAATCGGTGATTGCAGAAGTTGTGAATAAGGCATTGCAAGAAGCTGTTTACAATTATATTAGAGAAAATAAGGTGAATATGCTGGGCGAGCCGTTGCCTAATGAAGAAAAGCAACAGAATATTGATTTCGATACAATGGAAGAATTCGATTTCGTGTTCGATATCGCTTTGGCACCTGAATTTAAAGCAGAAGTAAGCACTAAAGATAAAGTAGATTATTATTCTATCGAAGTTTCTGAAGAAATGATCGACAACCAGGTGAAGATGTACACTCAACGCACTGGCAAGTATGATAAGGTAGACGCCTACGAAGATAATGATATGCTGAAAGGTCTGCTGGCACAGTTGGACGAAGAAGGTAATACAAAAGAAGGTGGTATTCAGGTAGAAGCTGCTGTGTTGATGCCTGCTTATATGAAGAATGACGATCAGAAAGCTATTTTTGCTAATGCAAAAGTAAATGATGTATTGGTGTTCAATCCGAATGTTGCTTATGACGGACATGCTGCAGAACTGGGTTCTTTGTTGAAGATCGACAAGGAAATCGCGAAAGACGTTAAGTCTGACTTCAGCTTCCAGGTAGAAGAAATCACTCGTTTTGTTCCGGGTGAATTGACACAGGAAGTGTTCGACCAGGCATTCGGCGAAGGTGTTGTGAAGACTGAAGAAGAATTCCGCGCTAAGATTAAAGAAGAAATGGCAGCAAGATTTGTTGCTGACAGCGATTATAAGTTCCTGATCGATATTCGCAAAGTGATGATGGAAAAAGTAGGTAAGTTGGAATTCTCTGACGCTCTGCTGAAACGTATCATGTTGCTGAACAACGAAGAAAAGGGTGAAGAATATGTTGCTGAAAACTATGATAAGAGCATCGAGGAATTGACTTGGCACCTGATTAAGGAGCAGTTGGTTGAAGCAAACGATATCAAAGTAGAACAGGAAGATGTTCTGAAGATGGCTAGAGAAACAACGAAGGCACAGTTTGCTCAATACGGTATGTTGTCTATCCCTGATGATGTGCTTGACAACTATGCACAGGAGATGTTGAAGAAGAAAGAAACTATCAATAATCTGGTAAGTCGTGTTGTAGAAGTGAAGCTGGCTGCTGCTTTGAAAGCGCAGGTTACTTTGGAAAACAAGAACGTTTCGATCGAAGAATTCAATAAGCTGTTTGAATAA
- the clpP gene encoding ATP-dependent Clp endopeptidase proteolytic subunit ClpP: MDDFRKYATKHLGMNGMVLDDVIKSQAGYLNPYILEERQLNVTQLDVFSRLMMDRIIFLGTQVDDYTANTLQAQLLYLDSVDPGKDISIYINSPGGSVYAGLGIYDTMQFISSDVATICTGMAASMAAVLLVAGAEGKRSALPHSRVMIHQPMGGAQGQASDIEITAREIQKLKKELYTIIADHSHTDFDKVWADSDRDYWMTAQEAKEYGMIDEVLIKK; the protein is encoded by the coding sequence ATGGATGATTTTAGAAAATACGCAACCAAGCATTTAGGAATGAATGGCATGGTATTGGATGATGTGATTAAATCGCAGGCCGGGTATTTGAATCCCTATATTCTGGAAGAAAGACAGTTGAACGTTACTCAACTCGATGTTTTCTCCCGTTTGATGATGGACCGCATCATTTTCCTCGGTACACAAGTAGATGACTATACAGCGAATACGCTTCAGGCACAGTTGCTGTATCTGGATTCTGTTGATCCGGGTAAGGATATCTCTATCTATATCAACTCTCCGGGTGGAAGTGTATATGCCGGACTAGGTATTTATGATACGATGCAGTTTATTTCAAGTGATGTTGCTACAATTTGTACAGGTATGGCAGCTTCAATGGCAGCTGTACTGCTTGTTGCCGGTGCTGAAGGCAAACGTTCGGCGTTGCCTCACTCACGTGTGATGATTCACCAACCGATGGGTGGTGCGCAAGGACAAGCGTCGGACATTGAAATCACAGCTCGTGAGATTCAGAAATTGAAGAAAGAACTTTATACGATCATCGCCGATCATTCGCATACTGATTTCGATAAAGTATGGGCGGACTCTGACCGCGACTACTGGATGACAGCTCAGGAAGCGAAAGAATACGGTATGATTGATGAGGTATTGATTAAGAAATAA
- the clpX gene encoding ATP-dependent Clp protease ATP-binding subunit ClpX, whose translation MADSKTKKRCSFCGRSENEVGFLITGMNGYICDSCATQAYEITQEALGEGKKSAGATKLNLKELPKPVEIKKFLDQYVIGQDDAKRFLSVSVYNHYKRLLQKDSGDDVEIEKSNIIMVGSTGTGKTLLARTIAKLLHVPFTIVDATVLTEAGYVGEDIESILTRLLQVADYNVPEAEQGIVFIDEIDKIARKGDNPSITRDVSGEGVQQGLLKLLEGSVVNVPPQGGRKHPDQKMIPVNTKNILFICGGAFDGIEKKIAQRLNTHVVGYTASQKTAMVDKNNMMQYIAPQDLKSFGLIPEIIGRLPVLTYLNPLDRDALRAILTEPKNSIIKQYIKLFEMDGIKLTFEDAVFEYIVDKAVEYKLGARGLRSIVETIMMDVMFEIPSEDKKEYEVTLDYAKMQLEKANMARLQTA comes from the coding sequence ATGGCTGATTCAAAGACAAAGAAAAGGTGTAGCTTCTGTGGACGGTCGGAGAATGAAGTCGGATTCCTGATTACGGGAATGAACGGCTATATCTGCGACAGCTGTGCTACCCAGGCTTATGAGATCACTCAGGAAGCATTGGGCGAAGGCAAGAAAAGCGCGGGAGCTACCAAACTCAATTTAAAAGAACTGCCCAAACCGGTAGAAATCAAGAAATTCCTCGACCAGTATGTGATCGGACAGGATGATGCGAAACGCTTCCTTTCCGTATCGGTCTATAACCATTATAAGCGTCTGTTGCAAAAAGACAGCGGGGATGATGTGGAGATTGAAAAGTCGAACATTATTATGGTAGGTAGTACCGGAACCGGAAAGACGTTGCTTGCACGTACGATTGCTAAGTTGTTGCACGTGCCGTTTACTATTGTAGACGCTACGGTGCTGACAGAGGCCGGTTATGTAGGCGAAGATATCGAAAGTATTTTAACCCGTTTGCTTCAGGTGGCAGATTATAATGTACCTGAAGCAGAGCAGGGTATTGTGTTTATCGATGAGATCGACAAGATTGCCCGCAAAGGAGATAACCCTTCCATCACTCGCGATGTGAGCGGTGAAGGTGTACAGCAGGGATTGCTGAAATTACTCGAAGGTTCTGTTGTGAACGTACCTCCCCAGGGTGGCCGTAAGCATCCGGACCAGAAGATGATTCCGGTAAATACCAAAAATATTCTCTTTATTTGTGGTGGCGCTTTCGACGGTATCGAAAAGAAGATCGCCCAACGGTTGAATACACATGTCGTAGGTTATACGGCATCGCAGAAAACAGCGATGGTGGACAAGAATAACATGATGCAGTATATCGCTCCGCAGGATTTGAAGTCATTCGGACTGATTCCCGAAATTATCGGTCGTCTTCCGGTACTGACCTATTTGAATCCGCTGGATCGGGATGCGCTTCGTGCTATCCTCACCGAACCGAAAAACTCTATCATCAAGCAGTACATCAAACTGTTTGAAATGGATGGTATCAAGCTCACATTTGAAGATGCTGTCTTCGAATATATCGTCGATAAGGCGGTAGAATATAAGCTGGGTGCCCGTGGATTGCGTTCAATTGTGGAAACAATCATGATGGATGTCATGTTTGAAATCCCTTCAGAGGACAAAAAAGAGTATGAAGTGACGCTGGATTATGCTAAGATGCAACTGGAAAAAGCGAATATGGCACGACTACAAACCGCTTAA